In the Rhinoderma darwinii isolate aRhiDar2 chromosome 13, aRhiDar2.hap1, whole genome shotgun sequence genome, one interval contains:
- the STARD3 gene encoding stAR-related lipid transfer protein 3: MSKFPEDLQSELERSLPAIASSLSLSPQFYLPAEQRRAISDVRRTFCLFVTFDLLFISLLWIIELNTNNGIEKNLEKEIMEYKFRTSFFDIFLLAVFRFSVLLLGYAVLRLRHWWAIAITTLVTSAFLIVKVIMSQLLSKGAFGYLLPIMSFVLAWLETWFLDFKVLTQEAEEERWYLAARAAALRPPLLYPGAPSDGQFYSPPESFAGSDNEFDDDEEAVGRKAVTPQERDYVRKGKEAMEIVEQILGQEVNWKFEKSNDVGDIVYTLDIPFHGKTFILKALVQCPAEVVYQEVILQPEKMVFWNRTVAVCQILQRVDDNTLVSYDVSAGAAGGVVSPRDFINIRRIERRKDRYLSAGIAGTHHARPPLTKYVRGENGPGGFVVLKSSRNPSICTFVWILNTDLKGRLPRYLIHQSLAATMFEFCSFLRKRVSEVYSGSS; encoded by the exons ATGAGTAAATTCCCGGAAGACTTACAGTCGGAGCTAGAGAGGAGTTTACCAGCCATCGCCTCTTCTCTGAGTTTGTCACCGCAGTTTTACCTCCCCGCAGAACAGCGCCGGGCGATCTCAGATGTGCGCCGGACTTTCTGCCTTTTTGTCACATTCGATCTTCTCTTCATTTCTCTTTTGTGGATCATCGAGCTCAAT actAATAATGGGATTGAGAAGAACTTGGAAAAGGAGATTATGGAATACAAGTTTAGAACATCGTTTTTTGACATCTTT CTCCTGGCAGTATTCCGGTTTTCTGTTCTGCTGCTCGGCTATGCTGTCCTACGACTCCGACACTGGTGGGCTATCGCT ATCACAACCCTGGTGACCAGCGCGTTTCTTATTGTTAAAGTCATCATGTCACAG CTTCTATCCAAAGGGGCATTTGGGTATCTACTGCCTATTATGTCTTTTGTACTGGCCTGGCTGGAAACATGGTTCCTGGACTTCAAGGTTTTGACACAGGAAGCAGAGGAAGAGCGAT GGTACCTGGCTGCTCGGGCCGCTGCTCTACGTCCTCCTCTTTTGTACCCAGGAGCTCCCTCCGACGGACAGTTTTACTCCCCACCAGAGTCTTTTGCAG GGTCAGATAATGAGTTTGATGATGATGAAGAAGCTGTAGGACGGAAAGCTGTAACTCCCCAAGAACGGGATTATGTGCGGAAAGGAAAAGAAGCGATGGAGATTGTAGAGCAGATATTGGGACAGGAAGTCAATTGGAAATTTGAAAAGAGCAAC GACGTTGGGGACATTGTGTACACGTTAGACATACCTTTCCATGGAAAGACTTTCATCTTAAAG GCTCTCGTTCAGTGTCCTGCAGAGGTTGTGTATCAGGAGGTCATCCTGCAACCCGAAAAGATGGTCTTCTGGAACCGGACAGTGGCTGTTTGTCAG ATCctacagcgtgtggatgataacACCCTCGTGTCCTATGACGTCTCTGCAGGGGCAGCCGGCGGAGTGGTGTCCCCCAG AGATTTTATAAATATACGACGAATTGAGAGAAGAAAAGATCGGTACTTGTCAGCTGGTATTGCAGGGACACACCACGCCAGGCCTCCGCTAACCAAATATGTCCG AGGAGAGAATGGTCCAGGAGGTTTTGTAGTGCTGAAAAGCTCTCGGAACCCGTCTATCTGCACTTTTGTATGGATCCTTAACACTGATTTGAAG GGTCGACTACCCCGCTATCTCATCCACCAGAGCCTGGCCGCCACCATGTTTGAATTCTGCAGCTTCCTTCGGAAGAGAGTCAGTGAAGTTTACAGTGGATCCTCATAA